The following are from one region of the Kwoniella dendrophila CBS 6074 chromosome 6, complete sequence genome:
- a CDS encoding histidinol-phosphate transaminase yields the protein MPILGLKSPGPSYPSHFSLEPLVRPNILALQPYRCARDDYSAGVLLDANENAIGPSLASIAKRESQVEANPIAAETLSLLSEHDIANLNRYPSPTHDELKRAIAKFRGVPNEEWVFLGVGSDEVIDMLYRVLCVPGKDRVMTCPPTYGMYKVTANVNDVGVLEVPLITEDGAFQLDEKAMNEAFKANPDLKMLFICSPGNPTGTLIPLDVIRRVLENPLFKGVVVVDEAYIDFAPENNSAADLVNEYANVCVTQTLSKSFGLAAIRLGYLLAPPPLIQVLTNTKAPYNISVPTASLAASALSIEGIATMSLNVATLNQNRKNLIASLKNIKSVGRILGENHANFVLFEVLGENGKPDNQKAVEVYKTMAESRGVVVRFRGSERGCEGCLRITIGTAEECAEAIKQISSLLE from the exons ATGCCCATACTCGGCCTCAAATCCCCTGGTCCATCCTACCCTTCTCACTTCTCTCTTGAACCTCTTGTCCGACCCAACATCTTAGCATTACAGCCATACCGATGCGCTCGAGATGACTATTCCGCTGGTGTACTCCTTGATGCCAATGAGAATGCTATCGGTCCCTCCCTTGCATCAATCGCCAAACGAGAGTCCCAAGTCGAAGCAAACCCAATCGCAGCTGAGACTTTATCACTACTGTCGGAACATGATATCGCCAACCTTAATCGATATCCTTCACCTACCCACGATGAATTGAAACGAGCAATCGCCAAATTCAGAGGTGTGCCAAATGAGGAATGGGTTTTCCTTGGTGTTGGAAGTGATGAAGTCATCGATATGCTTTACAGAGTTCTCTGTGTCCCTGGTAAAGATCGAGTCATGACATGTCCACCAACATACGGAATGTACAAGGTCACAGCGAATGTGAATGATGTGGGTGTGTTAGAGGTACCACTTATCACTGAAGATGGGGCGTTCCAGTTAGATGAAAAGGCA ATGAACGAAGCGTTCAAAGCCAATCCAGACCTCAAGATGCTATTCATATGTTCCCCTGGTAATCCTACTGGAACTCTCATCCCCCTCGATGTGATAAGACGAGTGCTCGAAAACCCTTTATTCAAAGGCGTCGTCGTAGTAGACGAAGCCTATATCGATTTCGCCCCAGAAAACAATAGTGCCGCTGATCTGGTCAACGAGTACGCCAATGTCTGTGTCACGCAGACATTGAGTAAGAGTTTTGGGTTGGCTGCTATCAG ACTCGGTTACCTTCTCGCACCACCTCCCCTTATTCAGGTCCTCACCAACACCAAAGCCCCTTACAACATCTCCGTTCCCACTGCCTCGCTTGCAGCATCTGCACTTTCTATCGAAGGTATCGCCACCATGTCTCTCAACGTGGCCACCCTCAACCAAAACCGCAAGAATCTCATCGCATCgttgaagaatatcaagagTGTTGGCCGAATTCTGGGAGAAAACCATGCCAACTTTGTCCTTTTCGAGGTGCTAGgagaaaatggtaaacctGATAACCAAAAGGCGGTAGAGGTATACAAGACAATGGCAGAATCAAGAGGTGTGGTGGTCAGATTCCGAGGGTCAGAACGAGGATGTGAGGGTTGTTTGAGAATCACCATAGGTACAGCAGAAGAATGTGCCGAAGCTATCAAGCAAATATCGTCGTTACTTGAGTAG
- a CDS encoding calcium/proton exchanger, which yields MPTQETTPLLGSNRSHDGSPARAPFNPLKSTRYLLLGSWINVLLVAVPLSIIADLLHWSAAARFATSFLAIVPLAKLLGDSTEQLSMKLGQTLGGLLNATFGNAVELIVAIAALAQNELRLVQTSLLGSVLSNLLLVLGMSFFASGFFYHESTFQVTAAQASSSLMTLACITLILPAAYHASNSGELQDTVQTMLEDGAPDPPDASLRGLLILSRGTSIILLLTYLGYLYFQLRTHAQLFEAEQAEDEEEEVADMDQWSASAWLVIITVITAFCADILVGSIDETAQQWHIPKSIQIAAGMIPLLVIIAWPLHKNLTLFFANFETIVLFVSVMLVNLLLQDGRTNYMEGVMLMSLYLVIALSYLV from the exons ATGCCAACTCAAGAAACAACCCCTTTGTTGGGATCCAACCGTTCTCATGATGGGTCCCCTGCCAGAGCACCCTTCAACCCTCttaaatcaacaagataTCTTCTCTTGGGATCATGGATAAATGTCCTTCTCGTTGCTGTCCCTCTTTCTATCATAG CCGATCTTCTACACTGGAGTGCAGCCGCTAGGTTCGCGACCTCATTCTTAGCCATTGTACCTTTGGCCAAA TTATTGGGAGACAGTACCGAGCAACTTTCGATGAAATTAGGTCAAACATTAGGTGGTCTTCTCAACGCAAC ATTTGGTAACGCCGTCGAACTTATCGTCGCTATCGCTGCCCTTGCCCAAA ATGAGCTTCGTCTAGTACAAACATCCCTTCTGGGTAGTGTATTGTCCAACTTGCTCCTAGTTCTTGGAATGAGTTTCTTTGC CTCAGGATTCTTCTATCACGAATCAACTTTCCAAGTCACAGCAGCTCAAGCAAGTTCATCCCTCATGACGCTCGCTTGCATCACATTGATCCTTCCTGCCGCTT ACCACGCATCCAACTCGGGTGAATTGCAAGACACAGTCCAAACGATGCTCGAAGATGGCGCACCAGATCCACCAGATGCCTCTCTCCGAGGCCTCCTTATCTTGTCTCGAGGAACGTCCATCATCCTCTTGCTTACCTACCTGGGTTATCTCTACTTTCAACTTCGCACACACGCGCAATTATTCGAAGCCGAGCAAGCcgaagacgaagaggaagaagtcGCCGACATGGATCAATGGAGTGCCAGTGCCTGGTTGGTCATCATTACTGTGATAACCGCATTCTGTGCCGACATTCTTGTAGGCAGTATCGATGAAACAGCTCAACAATGGCACATCCCcaagag TATCCAAATCGCTGCAGGAATGATTCCCTTGCTTGTCATCATCGCTTGGCCTCTTCACAAAAActtgaccttgttcttt GCCAACTTTGAAACCATCGTCTTGTTCGTATCCGTAATGTTGGTCAACCTTTTGCTCCAAGACG GTCGAACCAACTACATGGAGGGAGTCATGT TGATGTCCCTCTACTTGGTCATTGCGTTAAGTTACCTCGTATAA